A portion of the Cololabis saira isolate AMF1-May2022 chromosome 17, fColSai1.1, whole genome shotgun sequence genome contains these proteins:
- the dpm2 gene encoding dolichol phosphate-mannose biosynthesis regulatory protein, which yields MATGVDQAVGMSLVLFSLLLFTYYSVWVIVLPFVDKDYVLHKYFLPREYSVLLPGVAAVILLLCIGAFTAVIMWKNHKPKKVN from the exons ATG GCTACCGGAGTGGATCAAGCTGTTGGCATGAGTCTTGTTCTTTTCAGCCTCCTACTGTTTACATACTACTCTGTTTGGGTCATCGTACTG CCGTTCGTGGATAAGGATTACGTACTACACAAGTACTTCCTTCCTCGAGAGTACTCTGTTCTCCTCCCTGGTGTCGCAGCAGTAATACTGCTTCTCTGCATAG GGGCCTTCACTGCAGTCATCATGTGGAAGAATCACAAACCAAAGAAAGTGAACTAG